The genome window GGGCGCGGCCGCAGAGGGGCCGGCCGCGGCATCGGCGGGGGCGACAGGCGTCTGTGCCATGGCATGCGTGGCCATCAGGGCGGACAAGGTTACAATGGCGAAAGCGTTTTTCAAAGGCTGATCCTGGCTAAACGGCAAAGTTTGATTCTACGCCCAACGCGGCTATCGCGTACTTCACGTATGTAACGAAATATATACGTCGTGACGGCGTGGCCGGCCCGGACCAGCCATCGGCCTGCAACCCGCCTGTTTTTACCCGGTTTTCAACCATTCGAGCCCTATGCCAGAATTGCCAGAAGTCGAAGTCACACGGCGCGGTGTCGCGCCCCACATCGAGGGCCGCGCCGTGCGCGCCGTCGTGCTGCGCCGCGACGGCCTGCGCTGGCCCTTTCCCCCTGCCCTGGGCGAGCAACTGTCCGGGCAAACCATCGGCCTGACGGGGCGGCGCGGCAAATACCTGCTGATCCACTTCCGCCACGGCACCTTGATCATCCACCTGGGCATGTCGGGCCATTTGCGCGTGCTGCCGACGGGGACGGAGGCGCAAAAACATGACCATTTTGATTTGATCGTGGAAGACGCGGACGGCGGCAGCCAGGTGCTGCGCATGACGGACCCGCGCCGTTTCGGCGCCGTGCTGTGGCACGACGAGGCGGACGGCCCGCTCGATGGCCACGCGCTGCTGCGCGGCCTGGGCACGGAACCGCTGGAAGGCGGCTTCACGGGCCAGCTGCTGTTCGAAAAAACGCGCAACAAGGGCACCAACATCAAGCAGGTACTGATGGCGGGCGACATCGTCGTCGGCGTGGGCAATATCTATTGTTCCGAAAGCCTGTTCCGCGCGGGGATCAACCCGAAGACGCCGGCCCGGCGCATCGGCCTGGCGCGCTATGAGAAACTGGCGCAAGCGATCCGCGACGTGCTGGCCGAAGCCATCGTGCAAGGCGGCAGCACCCTGCGCGACTTCATCGGCGTGAACGGCCAGTCCGGCTACTTCCAGCAGACGTATTTCACGTACAACCGCGCGGGC of Janthinobacterium sp. PAMC25594 contains these proteins:
- the mutM gene encoding bifunctional DNA-formamidopyrimidine glycosylase/DNA-(apurinic or apyrimidinic site) lyase — its product is MPELPEVEVTRRGVAPHIEGRAVRAVVLRRDGLRWPFPPALGEQLSGQTIGLTGRRGKYLLIHFRHGTLIIHLGMSGHLRVLPTGTEAQKHDHFDLIVEDADGGSQVLRMTDPRRFGAVLWHDEADGPLDGHALLRGLGTEPLEGGFTGQLLFEKTRNKGTNIKQVLMAGDIVVGVGNIYCSESLFRAGINPKTPARRIGLARYEKLAQAIRDVLAEAIVQGGSTLRDFIGVNGQSGYFQQTYFTYNRAGKPCRVCGATIRQIVQGQRSTFYCVNCQK